A window from Triticum aestivum cultivar Chinese Spring chromosome 6D, IWGSC CS RefSeq v2.1, whole genome shotgun sequence encodes these proteins:
- the LOC123143943 gene encoding uncharacterized protein, which yields MVRAAKRPKVNLVQTESNDALMDEIVVPRGTLMTCIAGMKLQSEDVGAAIQFLEFCRSFGEICKIGKGQPEETLRHLTELQEVSSVVADVHINLLSVIENGKDNPFDKYPRHGDEWIRKVGEYISLTFHAEDFTLQCLNQGVSGYRSLNPSCKLEVLNCLCDEALSCEKLRTCIDNKDRKCVATQEIKAATRKQKELKRRYDDMTKTIEGGDTANNEEANDILSQIKEAEEVKQAAQNELEMLKRVHRTTPVMEDKGVKYWKVGSYCNCNISIMRQEFDEENRTKNKDMWFMFTEDEHKVVEDHVTTRSRRLRRNHNWV from the exons ATGGTCCGTGCTGCCAAGAGGCCGAAGGTCAACCTGGTGCAAACTGAGAGCAATGATGCTCTCATGGATGAAATAGTTGTACCCAGGGGTACTCTCATGACTTGCATTGCAGGTATGAAGCTGCAGTCTGAAGATGTTGGTGCTGCTATTCAATTTCTGGAGTTCTGCCGCTCATTTGGCGAG ATCTGCAAAATAGGGAAGGGGCAACCAGAAGAAACTCTCAGACACTTAACTGAACTCCAAGAGGTGTCTTCAGTTGTTGCCGACGTTCACATAAATCTTCTGTCTGTCATAGAAAATGGCAAAGATAA CCCTTTTGATAAGTATCCAAGACATGGAGATGAATGGATAAGGAAAGTAGGCGAGTACATCTCTTTGACATTCCATGCAGAAGATTTCACCCTTCAGTGCTTAAATCAGGGGGTATCAGGATATAGAAGTCTGAACCCTTCTTGTAAGCTGGAGGTTCTGAATTGTCTGTGTGATGAGGCATTGTCTTGTGA AAAGTTGAGGACCTGCATTGACAATAAAGATAGAAAatgtgtggccacacaagaaaTCAAAGCTGCAACCAGAAAG CAAAAGGAGCTAAAAAGAAGATACGATGACATGACTAAAACAATTGAAGGAGGAGATACTGCTaacaatgaggaagctaatgatatccTTTCTCAAATAAAGGAAGCAGAAGAAGTCAAGCAGGCTGCCCAGAATG AATTGGAGATGCTGAAACGTGTTCATAGGACCACTCCTGTTATGGAAGACAAAGGAGTAAAATACTGGAAGGTGGGTAGCTATTGTAATTGCAATATAAGCATAATGCGTCAAG AATTCGATGAAGAAAATAGAACGAAGAACAAAGACATGTGGTTCATGTTCACTGAAGACGAACATAAAGTTGTTGAAGATCATGTAACTACAAG GTCCCGACGTCTGCGGAGAAATCATAACTGGGTGTAA